A stretch of the Panicum virgatum strain AP13 chromosome 9N, P.virgatum_v5, whole genome shotgun sequence genome encodes the following:
- the LOC120688485 gene encoding protein STRUBBELIG-RECEPTOR FAMILY 6-like isoform X4, which yields MAPRRSGGGAGTVGVPCLLLVLGCCCCSSIWPGGRIFAAADTDPNDLAVLNTLFKSLNSPGQLNGWQANGGDPCGQSWKGVTCSGSGVTKIILPNLGLTGNLAYNMNSLGSLTELDMSQNSLGGGNQIQYNLPNMKLEKLDLSFNSLTGDLPQSFTGLSSLKKLYLQNNQFTGYINVLANLPLDTLNVASNRFTGWIPSQLKKINSIQTDGNSWSTGPAPPPPPYTAPPPPNRQNSPGQNGDGSGGKSGIGGGGVAGIIVSLLVVGAIVAFFLIKRRKRKAAMEEHFEQHQPFTSFPSNEVKDMKPIDESSAVDIESLASPASISLKPPLKIERHKSFGDDDDFPNKPVAKKSNIAPIKATVYSVADLQMATDSFNLDNLVGEGTFGRVYRAQFNDGKVLAIKKLDSTVMPFQSSDDFAELVSNISKLHHPNLNELVGYCMEHGQHLLVYDFHRNGSLHDLLHLSDEYSKPLSWNSRVKIALGSARALEYLHEICSPSIIHKNFKSSNILLDSEFNPHLSDAGLASFIPDAEFQAAEQSAGYTAPEVDMTGQYTLKSDVYSFGVVMLELMTGRRPFDSSRPRSEQSLVRWATPQLHDIDALDRMVDPALKGLYPAKSLSRFADVLALCVQPEPEFRPPMSEVVQALVRLVQRANMTKRMLDGDTSRRADDQDPDFI from the exons TTGCTGTCCTCAATACGCTCTTTAAAAGTCTGAATTCTCCTGGGCAGCTCAATGGTTGGCAGGCAAATGGTGGTGATCCTTGTGGCCAGTCATGGAAGGGGGTAACTTGCTCAGGATCAGGGGTcactaaaat CATATTGCCGAACTTGGGACTCACCGGAAATTTGGCCTACAACATGAATAGCTTGGGTTCATTGACTGAGCT TGACATGAGCCAAAACAGCCTTGGCGGTGGAAACCAAATACAGTACAATCTTCCCAATATGAAGCTTGAAAAACT GGATCTCTCCTTTAATTCTCTTACTGGTGATCTACCACAAAGTTTCACTGGATTGTCAAGCCTGAAAAAATT ATATTTGCAGAACAATCAATTTACTGGTTATATCAATGTCCTAGCTAATCTCCCCCTTGATACTCT GAATGTTGCAAGCAACCGTTTCACAGGTTGGATTCCTAGCCAGCTTAAGAAGATAAACAGTATACA GACTGACGGAAATTCTTGGAGCACAGGACCagcgccacctccacctccataTACAGCGCCGCCTCCCCCAAACCGTCAGAACAGTCCAGGGCAGAATGGTGATGGTTCTGGTGGAAAATCTGGAATAGGTGGTGGAGGTGTAGCAGGAATTATCGTATCATTGCTGGTTGTTGGAGCAATTGTTGCATTCTTTctaataaaaagaagaaaacgcAAAGCTGCTATGGAAGAACACTTTGAACAGCACCAGCCATTCACTTCCTTCCCCTCGAACGAAGTTAAAG ACATGAAGCCTATTGATGAGTCTTCCGCAGTAGACATAGAGTCTTTGGCTTCACCTGCTTCGATTAGTTTGAAACCACCCCTGAAGATAGAACGCCACAAATCgtttggtgatgatgatgattttcCAAACAAACCTGTTGCAAAGAAAAGCAATATAGCACCTATAAAGGCAACTGTTTATTCAGTTGCGGATCTACAGATGGCAACAGATAGCTTCAACTTGGACAACCTTGTTGGAGAGGGTACTTTTGGACGTGTTTACAGGGCACAGTTCAATGATGGAAAG GTTCTGGCCATCAAGAAATTAGACAGCACCGTGATGCCATTCCAATCATCTGATGACTTTGCTGAACTGGTCTCAAATATTTCAAAGTTACACCATCCGAATCTGAATGAGCTTGTGGGCTATTGTATGGAACATGGGCAGCACTTGCTAGTGTATGATTTCCACAGGAATGGATCCCTTCATGATCTACTCCACCTTTCTGACGAGTACAGCAAGCCACTTAGTTGGAACTCTCGTGTCAAGATCGCGCTTGGCTCTGCTCGTGCACTAGA GTATCTTCATGAAATATGCTCTCCATCCATCATCCATAAGAATTTCAAGTCATCAAACATTTTGCTGGACTCGGAATTCAATCCACACCTTTCAGATGCTGGACTTGCAAGCTTTATTCCTGATGCTGAATTCCAG GCAGCAGAACAAAGTGCCGGATACACTGCCCCAGAGGTGGACATGACCGGTCAGTACACCCTCAAGAGCGATGTCTACAGCTTTGGAGTTGTCATGCTTGAGCTAATGACTGGACGTAGACCGTTTGATAG CTCTAGACCCAGATCAGAGCAGTCACTTGTGCGGTGGGCGACTCCTCAGCTGCATGACATCGATGCATTGGACAGGATGGTCGATCCTGCACTCAAGGGTCTATACCCAGCCAAATCTCTATCCCGATTTGCTGATGTGCTCGCGCTGTGTGTCCAG CCCGAACCAGAATTCAGGCCACCAATGTCAGAGGTGGTGCAAGCATTGGTTCGACTTGTGCAGAGGGCCAACATGACGAAGAGAATGCTCGATGGAGATACTTCTCGGCGAGCAGATGACCAGGACCCAGATTTCATATGA
- the LOC120688485 gene encoding protein STRUBBELIG-RECEPTOR FAMILY 6-like isoform X1: MAPRRSGGGAGTVGVPCLLLVLGCCCCSSIWPGGRIFAAADTDPNDLAVLNTLFKSLNSPGQLNGWQANGGDPCGQSWKGVTCSGSGVTKIILPNLGLTGNLAYNMNSLGSLTELDMSQNSLGGGNQIQYNLPNMKLEKLNLAGNQFGGNLPYSISTMNNLKYLNLNHNQLQGNISDVFSSLYSLTELDLSFNSLTGDLPQSFTGLSSLKKLYLQNNQFTGYINVLANLPLDTLNVASNRFTGWIPSQLKKINSIQTDGNSWSTGPAPPPPPYTAPPPPNRQNSPGQNGDGSGGKSGIGGGGVAGIIVSLLVVGAIVAFFLIKRRKRKAAMEEHFEQHQPFTSFPSNEVKDMKPIDESSAVDIESLASPASISLKPPLKIERHKSFGDDDDFPNKPVAKKSNIAPIKATVYSVADLQMATDSFNLDNLVGEGTFGRVYRAQFNDGKVLAIKKLDSTVMPFQSSDDFAELVSNISKLHHPNLNELVGYCMEHGQHLLVYDFHRNGSLHDLLHLSDEYSKPLSWNSRVKIALGSARALEYLHEICSPSIIHKNFKSSNILLDSEFNPHLSDAGLASFIPDAEFQAAEQSAGYTAPEVDMTGQYTLKSDVYSFGVVMLELMTGRRPFDSSRPRSEQSLVRWATPQLHDIDALDRMVDPALKGLYPAKSLSRFADVLALCVQPEPEFRPPMSEVVQALVRLVQRANMTKRMLDGDTSRRADDQDPDFI; the protein is encoded by the exons TTGCTGTCCTCAATACGCTCTTTAAAAGTCTGAATTCTCCTGGGCAGCTCAATGGTTGGCAGGCAAATGGTGGTGATCCTTGTGGCCAGTCATGGAAGGGGGTAACTTGCTCAGGATCAGGGGTcactaaaat CATATTGCCGAACTTGGGACTCACCGGAAATTTGGCCTACAACATGAATAGCTTGGGTTCATTGACTGAGCT TGACATGAGCCAAAACAGCCTTGGCGGTGGAAACCAAATACAGTACAATCTTCCCAATATGAAGCTTGAAAAACT CAATCTTGCAGGAAATCAGTTTGGCGGAAATTTACCCTACTCGATTTCAACGATGAATAATCTTAAGTATTT AAACCTTAACCATAACCAATTACAAGGAAATATTTCCGATGTATTTTCCAGCCTTTATAGTTTGACAGAACT GGATCTCTCCTTTAATTCTCTTACTGGTGATCTACCACAAAGTTTCACTGGATTGTCAAGCCTGAAAAAATT ATATTTGCAGAACAATCAATTTACTGGTTATATCAATGTCCTAGCTAATCTCCCCCTTGATACTCT GAATGTTGCAAGCAACCGTTTCACAGGTTGGATTCCTAGCCAGCTTAAGAAGATAAACAGTATACA GACTGACGGAAATTCTTGGAGCACAGGACCagcgccacctccacctccataTACAGCGCCGCCTCCCCCAAACCGTCAGAACAGTCCAGGGCAGAATGGTGATGGTTCTGGTGGAAAATCTGGAATAGGTGGTGGAGGTGTAGCAGGAATTATCGTATCATTGCTGGTTGTTGGAGCAATTGTTGCATTCTTTctaataaaaagaagaaaacgcAAAGCTGCTATGGAAGAACACTTTGAACAGCACCAGCCATTCACTTCCTTCCCCTCGAACGAAGTTAAAG ACATGAAGCCTATTGATGAGTCTTCCGCAGTAGACATAGAGTCTTTGGCTTCACCTGCTTCGATTAGTTTGAAACCACCCCTGAAGATAGAACGCCACAAATCgtttggtgatgatgatgattttcCAAACAAACCTGTTGCAAAGAAAAGCAATATAGCACCTATAAAGGCAACTGTTTATTCAGTTGCGGATCTACAGATGGCAACAGATAGCTTCAACTTGGACAACCTTGTTGGAGAGGGTACTTTTGGACGTGTTTACAGGGCACAGTTCAATGATGGAAAG GTTCTGGCCATCAAGAAATTAGACAGCACCGTGATGCCATTCCAATCATCTGATGACTTTGCTGAACTGGTCTCAAATATTTCAAAGTTACACCATCCGAATCTGAATGAGCTTGTGGGCTATTGTATGGAACATGGGCAGCACTTGCTAGTGTATGATTTCCACAGGAATGGATCCCTTCATGATCTACTCCACCTTTCTGACGAGTACAGCAAGCCACTTAGTTGGAACTCTCGTGTCAAGATCGCGCTTGGCTCTGCTCGTGCACTAGA GTATCTTCATGAAATATGCTCTCCATCCATCATCCATAAGAATTTCAAGTCATCAAACATTTTGCTGGACTCGGAATTCAATCCACACCTTTCAGATGCTGGACTTGCAAGCTTTATTCCTGATGCTGAATTCCAG GCAGCAGAACAAAGTGCCGGATACACTGCCCCAGAGGTGGACATGACCGGTCAGTACACCCTCAAGAGCGATGTCTACAGCTTTGGAGTTGTCATGCTTGAGCTAATGACTGGACGTAGACCGTTTGATAG CTCTAGACCCAGATCAGAGCAGTCACTTGTGCGGTGGGCGACTCCTCAGCTGCATGACATCGATGCATTGGACAGGATGGTCGATCCTGCACTCAAGGGTCTATACCCAGCCAAATCTCTATCCCGATTTGCTGATGTGCTCGCGCTGTGTGTCCAG CCCGAACCAGAATTCAGGCCACCAATGTCAGAGGTGGTGCAAGCATTGGTTCGACTTGTGCAGAGGGCCAACATGACGAAGAGAATGCTCGATGGAGATACTTCTCGGCGAGCAGATGACCAGGACCCAGATTTCATATGA
- the LOC120688485 gene encoding protein STRUBBELIG-RECEPTOR FAMILY 6-like isoform X2, producing the protein MAPRRSGGGAGTVGVPCLLLVLGCCCCSSIWPGGRIFAAADTDPNDLAVLNTLFKSLNSPGQLNGWQANGGDPCGQSWKGVTCSGSGVTKIILPNLGLTGNLAYNMNSLGSLTELDMSQNSLGGGNQIQYNLPNMKLEKLNLAGNQFGGNLPYSISTMNNLKYLNLNHNQLQGNISDVFSSLYSLTELDLSFNSLTGDLPQSFTGLSSLKKLYLQNNQFTGYINVLANLPLDTLNVASNRFTGWIPSQLKKINSIQTDGNSWSTGPAPPPPPYTAPPPPNRQNSPGQNGDGSGGKSGIGGGGVAGIIVSLLVVGAIVAFFLIKRRKRKAAMEEHFEQHQPFTSFPSNEVKDMKPIDESSAVDIESLASPASISLKPPLKIERHKSFGDDDDFPNKPVAKKSNIAPIKATVYSVADLQMATDSFNLDNLVGEGTFGRVYRAQFNDGKVLAIKKLDSTVMPFQSSDDFAELVSNISKLHHPNLNELVGYCMEHGQHLLVYDFHRNGSLHDLLHLSDEYSKPLSWNSRVKIALGSARALENFKSSNILLDSEFNPHLSDAGLASFIPDAEFQAAEQSAGYTAPEVDMTGQYTLKSDVYSFGVVMLELMTGRRPFDSSRPRSEQSLVRWATPQLHDIDALDRMVDPALKGLYPAKSLSRFADVLALCVQPEPEFRPPMSEVVQALVRLVQRANMTKRMLDGDTSRRADDQDPDFI; encoded by the exons TTGCTGTCCTCAATACGCTCTTTAAAAGTCTGAATTCTCCTGGGCAGCTCAATGGTTGGCAGGCAAATGGTGGTGATCCTTGTGGCCAGTCATGGAAGGGGGTAACTTGCTCAGGATCAGGGGTcactaaaat CATATTGCCGAACTTGGGACTCACCGGAAATTTGGCCTACAACATGAATAGCTTGGGTTCATTGACTGAGCT TGACATGAGCCAAAACAGCCTTGGCGGTGGAAACCAAATACAGTACAATCTTCCCAATATGAAGCTTGAAAAACT CAATCTTGCAGGAAATCAGTTTGGCGGAAATTTACCCTACTCGATTTCAACGATGAATAATCTTAAGTATTT AAACCTTAACCATAACCAATTACAAGGAAATATTTCCGATGTATTTTCCAGCCTTTATAGTTTGACAGAACT GGATCTCTCCTTTAATTCTCTTACTGGTGATCTACCACAAAGTTTCACTGGATTGTCAAGCCTGAAAAAATT ATATTTGCAGAACAATCAATTTACTGGTTATATCAATGTCCTAGCTAATCTCCCCCTTGATACTCT GAATGTTGCAAGCAACCGTTTCACAGGTTGGATTCCTAGCCAGCTTAAGAAGATAAACAGTATACA GACTGACGGAAATTCTTGGAGCACAGGACCagcgccacctccacctccataTACAGCGCCGCCTCCCCCAAACCGTCAGAACAGTCCAGGGCAGAATGGTGATGGTTCTGGTGGAAAATCTGGAATAGGTGGTGGAGGTGTAGCAGGAATTATCGTATCATTGCTGGTTGTTGGAGCAATTGTTGCATTCTTTctaataaaaagaagaaaacgcAAAGCTGCTATGGAAGAACACTTTGAACAGCACCAGCCATTCACTTCCTTCCCCTCGAACGAAGTTAAAG ACATGAAGCCTATTGATGAGTCTTCCGCAGTAGACATAGAGTCTTTGGCTTCACCTGCTTCGATTAGTTTGAAACCACCCCTGAAGATAGAACGCCACAAATCgtttggtgatgatgatgattttcCAAACAAACCTGTTGCAAAGAAAAGCAATATAGCACCTATAAAGGCAACTGTTTATTCAGTTGCGGATCTACAGATGGCAACAGATAGCTTCAACTTGGACAACCTTGTTGGAGAGGGTACTTTTGGACGTGTTTACAGGGCACAGTTCAATGATGGAAAG GTTCTGGCCATCAAGAAATTAGACAGCACCGTGATGCCATTCCAATCATCTGATGACTTTGCTGAACTGGTCTCAAATATTTCAAAGTTACACCATCCGAATCTGAATGAGCTTGTGGGCTATTGTATGGAACATGGGCAGCACTTGCTAGTGTATGATTTCCACAGGAATGGATCCCTTCATGATCTACTCCACCTTTCTGACGAGTACAGCAAGCCACTTAGTTGGAACTCTCGTGTCAAGATCGCGCTTGGCTCTGCTCGTGCACTAGA GAATTTCAAGTCATCAAACATTTTGCTGGACTCGGAATTCAATCCACACCTTTCAGATGCTGGACTTGCAAGCTTTATTCCTGATGCTGAATTCCAG GCAGCAGAACAAAGTGCCGGATACACTGCCCCAGAGGTGGACATGACCGGTCAGTACACCCTCAAGAGCGATGTCTACAGCTTTGGAGTTGTCATGCTTGAGCTAATGACTGGACGTAGACCGTTTGATAG CTCTAGACCCAGATCAGAGCAGTCACTTGTGCGGTGGGCGACTCCTCAGCTGCATGACATCGATGCATTGGACAGGATGGTCGATCCTGCACTCAAGGGTCTATACCCAGCCAAATCTCTATCCCGATTTGCTGATGTGCTCGCGCTGTGTGTCCAG CCCGAACCAGAATTCAGGCCACCAATGTCAGAGGTGGTGCAAGCATTGGTTCGACTTGTGCAGAGGGCCAACATGACGAAGAGAATGCTCGATGGAGATACTTCTCGGCGAGCAGATGACCAGGACCCAGATTTCATATGA
- the LOC120688485 gene encoding protein STRUBBELIG-RECEPTOR FAMILY 7-like isoform X5, with protein sequence MAPRRSGGGAGTVGVPCLLLVLGCCCCSSIWPGGRIFAAADTDPNDLAVLNTLFKSLNSPGQLNGWQANGGDPCGQSWKGVTCSGSGVTKIILPNLGLTGNLAYNMNSLGSLTELDMSQNSLGGGNQIQYNLPNMKLEKLNLAGNQFGGNLPYSISTMNNLKYLNLNHNQLQGNISDVFSSLYSLTELDLSFNSLTGDLPQSFTGLSSLKKLYLQNNQFTGYINVLANLPLDTLNVASNRFTGWIPSQLKKINSIQTDGNSWSTGPAPPPPPYTAPPPPNRQNSPGQNGDGSGGKSGIGGGGVAGIIVSLLVVGAIVAFFLIKRRKRKAAMEEHFEQHQPFTSFPSNEVKDMKPIDESSAVDIESLASPASISLKPPLKIERHKSFGDDDDFPNKPVAKKSNIAPIKATVYSVADLQMATDSFNLDNLVGEGTFGRVYRAQFNDGKVLAIKKLDSTVMPFQSSDDFAELVSNISKLHHPNLNELVGYCMEHGQHLLVYDFHRNGSLHDLLHLSDEYSKPLSWNSRVKIALGSARALEYLHEICSPSIIHKNFKSSNILLDSEFNPHLSDAGLASFIPDAEFQAAEQSAGYTAPEVDMTGQYTLKSDVYSFGVVMLELMTGRRPFDSSRPRSEQSLVRWATPQLHDIDALDRMVGVPFFIYAD encoded by the exons TTGCTGTCCTCAATACGCTCTTTAAAAGTCTGAATTCTCCTGGGCAGCTCAATGGTTGGCAGGCAAATGGTGGTGATCCTTGTGGCCAGTCATGGAAGGGGGTAACTTGCTCAGGATCAGGGGTcactaaaat CATATTGCCGAACTTGGGACTCACCGGAAATTTGGCCTACAACATGAATAGCTTGGGTTCATTGACTGAGCT TGACATGAGCCAAAACAGCCTTGGCGGTGGAAACCAAATACAGTACAATCTTCCCAATATGAAGCTTGAAAAACT CAATCTTGCAGGAAATCAGTTTGGCGGAAATTTACCCTACTCGATTTCAACGATGAATAATCTTAAGTATTT AAACCTTAACCATAACCAATTACAAGGAAATATTTCCGATGTATTTTCCAGCCTTTATAGTTTGACAGAACT GGATCTCTCCTTTAATTCTCTTACTGGTGATCTACCACAAAGTTTCACTGGATTGTCAAGCCTGAAAAAATT ATATTTGCAGAACAATCAATTTACTGGTTATATCAATGTCCTAGCTAATCTCCCCCTTGATACTCT GAATGTTGCAAGCAACCGTTTCACAGGTTGGATTCCTAGCCAGCTTAAGAAGATAAACAGTATACA GACTGACGGAAATTCTTGGAGCACAGGACCagcgccacctccacctccataTACAGCGCCGCCTCCCCCAAACCGTCAGAACAGTCCAGGGCAGAATGGTGATGGTTCTGGTGGAAAATCTGGAATAGGTGGTGGAGGTGTAGCAGGAATTATCGTATCATTGCTGGTTGTTGGAGCAATTGTTGCATTCTTTctaataaaaagaagaaaacgcAAAGCTGCTATGGAAGAACACTTTGAACAGCACCAGCCATTCACTTCCTTCCCCTCGAACGAAGTTAAAG ACATGAAGCCTATTGATGAGTCTTCCGCAGTAGACATAGAGTCTTTGGCTTCACCTGCTTCGATTAGTTTGAAACCACCCCTGAAGATAGAACGCCACAAATCgtttggtgatgatgatgattttcCAAACAAACCTGTTGCAAAGAAAAGCAATATAGCACCTATAAAGGCAACTGTTTATTCAGTTGCGGATCTACAGATGGCAACAGATAGCTTCAACTTGGACAACCTTGTTGGAGAGGGTACTTTTGGACGTGTTTACAGGGCACAGTTCAATGATGGAAAG GTTCTGGCCATCAAGAAATTAGACAGCACCGTGATGCCATTCCAATCATCTGATGACTTTGCTGAACTGGTCTCAAATATTTCAAAGTTACACCATCCGAATCTGAATGAGCTTGTGGGCTATTGTATGGAACATGGGCAGCACTTGCTAGTGTATGATTTCCACAGGAATGGATCCCTTCATGATCTACTCCACCTTTCTGACGAGTACAGCAAGCCACTTAGTTGGAACTCTCGTGTCAAGATCGCGCTTGGCTCTGCTCGTGCACTAGA GTATCTTCATGAAATATGCTCTCCATCCATCATCCATAAGAATTTCAAGTCATCAAACATTTTGCTGGACTCGGAATTCAATCCACACCTTTCAGATGCTGGACTTGCAAGCTTTATTCCTGATGCTGAATTCCAG GCAGCAGAACAAAGTGCCGGATACACTGCCCCAGAGGTGGACATGACCGGTCAGTACACCCTCAAGAGCGATGTCTACAGCTTTGGAGTTGTCATGCTTGAGCTAATGACTGGACGTAGACCGTTTGATAG CTCTAGACCCAGATCAGAGCAGTCACTTGTGCGGTGGGCGACTCCTCAGCTGCATGACATCGATGCATTGGACAGGATG GTAGGAGTTCCATTCTTCATCTATGCAGACTA G
- the LOC120688485 gene encoding protein STRUBBELIG-RECEPTOR FAMILY 7-like isoform X3, translating into MAPRRSGGGAGTVGVPCLLLVLGCCCCSSIWPGGRIFAAADTDPNDLAVLNTLFKSLNSPGQLNGWQANGGDPCGQSWKGVTCSGSGVTKIILPNLGLTGNLAYNMNSLGSLTELDMSQNSLGGGNQIQYNLPNMKLEKLNLAGNQFGGNLPYSISTMNNLKYLNLNHNQLQGNISDVFSSLYSLTELDLSFNSLTGDLPQSFTGLSSLKKLYLQNNQFTGYINVLANLPLDTLNVASNRFTGWIPSQLKKINSIQTDGNSWSTGPAPPPPPYTAPPPPNRQNSPGQNGDGSGGKSGIGGGGVAGIIVSLLVVGAIVAFFLIKRRKRKAAMEEHFEQHQPFTSFPSNEVKDMKPIDESSAVDIESLASPASISLKPPLKIERHKSFGDDDDFPNKPVAKKSNIAPIKATVYSVADLQMATDSFNLDNLVGEGTFGRVYRAQFNDGKVLAIKKLDSTVMPFQSSDDFAELVSNISKLHHPNLNELVGYCMEHGQHLLVYDFHRNGSLHDLLHLSDEYSKPLSWNSRVKIALGSARALEYLHEICSPSIIHKNFKSSNILLDSEFNPHLSDAGLASFIPDAEFQAAEQSAGYTAPEVDMTGQYTLKSDVYSFGVVMLELMTGRRPFDSSRPRSEQSLVRWATPQLHDIDALDRMVDPALKGLYPAKSLSRFADVLALCVQVGVPFFIYAD; encoded by the exons TTGCTGTCCTCAATACGCTCTTTAAAAGTCTGAATTCTCCTGGGCAGCTCAATGGTTGGCAGGCAAATGGTGGTGATCCTTGTGGCCAGTCATGGAAGGGGGTAACTTGCTCAGGATCAGGGGTcactaaaat CATATTGCCGAACTTGGGACTCACCGGAAATTTGGCCTACAACATGAATAGCTTGGGTTCATTGACTGAGCT TGACATGAGCCAAAACAGCCTTGGCGGTGGAAACCAAATACAGTACAATCTTCCCAATATGAAGCTTGAAAAACT CAATCTTGCAGGAAATCAGTTTGGCGGAAATTTACCCTACTCGATTTCAACGATGAATAATCTTAAGTATTT AAACCTTAACCATAACCAATTACAAGGAAATATTTCCGATGTATTTTCCAGCCTTTATAGTTTGACAGAACT GGATCTCTCCTTTAATTCTCTTACTGGTGATCTACCACAAAGTTTCACTGGATTGTCAAGCCTGAAAAAATT ATATTTGCAGAACAATCAATTTACTGGTTATATCAATGTCCTAGCTAATCTCCCCCTTGATACTCT GAATGTTGCAAGCAACCGTTTCACAGGTTGGATTCCTAGCCAGCTTAAGAAGATAAACAGTATACA GACTGACGGAAATTCTTGGAGCACAGGACCagcgccacctccacctccataTACAGCGCCGCCTCCCCCAAACCGTCAGAACAGTCCAGGGCAGAATGGTGATGGTTCTGGTGGAAAATCTGGAATAGGTGGTGGAGGTGTAGCAGGAATTATCGTATCATTGCTGGTTGTTGGAGCAATTGTTGCATTCTTTctaataaaaagaagaaaacgcAAAGCTGCTATGGAAGAACACTTTGAACAGCACCAGCCATTCACTTCCTTCCCCTCGAACGAAGTTAAAG ACATGAAGCCTATTGATGAGTCTTCCGCAGTAGACATAGAGTCTTTGGCTTCACCTGCTTCGATTAGTTTGAAACCACCCCTGAAGATAGAACGCCACAAATCgtttggtgatgatgatgattttcCAAACAAACCTGTTGCAAAGAAAAGCAATATAGCACCTATAAAGGCAACTGTTTATTCAGTTGCGGATCTACAGATGGCAACAGATAGCTTCAACTTGGACAACCTTGTTGGAGAGGGTACTTTTGGACGTGTTTACAGGGCACAGTTCAATGATGGAAAG GTTCTGGCCATCAAGAAATTAGACAGCACCGTGATGCCATTCCAATCATCTGATGACTTTGCTGAACTGGTCTCAAATATTTCAAAGTTACACCATCCGAATCTGAATGAGCTTGTGGGCTATTGTATGGAACATGGGCAGCACTTGCTAGTGTATGATTTCCACAGGAATGGATCCCTTCATGATCTACTCCACCTTTCTGACGAGTACAGCAAGCCACTTAGTTGGAACTCTCGTGTCAAGATCGCGCTTGGCTCTGCTCGTGCACTAGA GTATCTTCATGAAATATGCTCTCCATCCATCATCCATAAGAATTTCAAGTCATCAAACATTTTGCTGGACTCGGAATTCAATCCACACCTTTCAGATGCTGGACTTGCAAGCTTTATTCCTGATGCTGAATTCCAG GCAGCAGAACAAAGTGCCGGATACACTGCCCCAGAGGTGGACATGACCGGTCAGTACACCCTCAAGAGCGATGTCTACAGCTTTGGAGTTGTCATGCTTGAGCTAATGACTGGACGTAGACCGTTTGATAG CTCTAGACCCAGATCAGAGCAGTCACTTGTGCGGTGGGCGACTCCTCAGCTGCATGACATCGATGCATTGGACAGGATGGTCGATCCTGCACTCAAGGGTCTATACCCAGCCAAATCTCTATCCCGATTTGCTGATGTGCTCGCGCTGTGTGTCCAGGTAGGAGTTCCATTCTTCATCTATGCAGACTA G